The Pelorhabdus rhamnosifermentans genome has a window encoding:
- a CDS encoding M20 family metallo-hydrolase produces the protein MEAQWLQEKIDQLATFSETKTGVTRLAFSSWDEKSQAFFIREMEQVGLTVRKDAAGNLIGRLEGTDVAATVVATGSHLDSVPQGGKYDGVVGVVGGLLAVKRLKAKGPLTHPVELIVFAAEESSRFSYSTIGSKAMTGSMQIRAWKKAVDREGVSLVQALMNRGLDFDQFSHAVRSRDDFKCFIELHIEQGYLLERGQEVIGIVEAIAAPTRLKITVAGEAAHSGTTPMDGRHDALVSAAKIVLAVRDIAMEQTHLGTVGTVGVLNVQPGSMNVIPGNVEMWVDIRGVQQESIIDSIQELKDFVSTLAEEEETPAAIDVLASDRPVILDEVLADQIETICKRRKISYRRMNSGAGHDAMNMAKITPTGMIFIPCKNGVSHNPAESAKIEDILTGVDVLTQILFDQAK, from the coding sequence ATGGAGGCACAGTGGCTTCAGGAAAAAATTGATCAATTAGCTACGTTTAGTGAGACGAAGACAGGGGTTACGCGCTTGGCCTTTTCAAGTTGGGATGAAAAATCACAGGCTTTCTTCATTCGTGAAATGGAACAGGTTGGTTTAACTGTGCGAAAAGATGCGGCAGGAAATTTAATTGGTCGCTTAGAAGGAACAGATGTAGCAGCGACAGTTGTTGCCACAGGGTCCCATCTTGACAGTGTCCCACAAGGTGGAAAATATGACGGTGTCGTGGGTGTAGTGGGTGGGCTGCTGGCCGTCAAGCGTCTCAAGGCCAAAGGGCCTTTAACACATCCTGTGGAATTAATCGTTTTTGCTGCTGAAGAATCCAGCCGATTTAGCTATTCCACCATTGGCAGTAAAGCTATGACAGGTTCAATGCAGATTCGGGCGTGGAAAAAGGCTGTAGACCGCGAGGGTGTTTCCTTAGTCCAAGCATTAATGAATCGCGGGCTTGATTTTGATCAATTTTCTCATGCCGTGCGCAGTAGAGACGACTTCAAATGTTTTATTGAGCTACATATTGAACAAGGTTATCTTTTAGAACGTGGCCAGGAAGTGATTGGTATTGTTGAAGCGATTGCTGCACCAACGCGTCTTAAGATTACTGTAGCTGGAGAAGCCGCCCATTCCGGTACAACGCCTATGGATGGACGTCACGATGCACTCGTTAGTGCCGCTAAAATCGTACTAGCTGTACGTGATATCGCTATGGAACAAACCCATTTAGGTACAGTGGGAACGGTTGGCGTCTTAAATGTTCAACCTGGGTCTATGAATGTTATTCCAGGTAACGTGGAAATGTGGGTAGACATTCGTGGTGTTCAGCAAGAAAGCATTATTGACAGTATTCAAGAACTAAAAGATTTTGTGAGTACGTTGGCAGAAGAAGAAGAAACACCTGCTGCAATTGATGTACTGGCATCGGATCGCCCAGTGATTCTCGACGAAGTTCTTGCTGATCAAATAGAAACAATTTGTAAAAGACGGAAGATTTCTTATCGACGCATGAATAGTGGGGCAGGGCATGATGCGATGAATATGGCGAAAATTACGCCTACGGGAATGATTTTTATTCCTTGTAAAAATGGCGTGAGTCATAATCCTGCTGAAAGTGCAAAAATTGAAGATATCTTGACTGGTGTCGATGTTCTGACACAAATCTTATTTGACCAGGCTAAATAA
- a CDS encoding 3D domain-containing protein, whose translation MNKTAITMMLSLFLTMSPLVVPLAHASAPTDNLQTFLADNSSNSTVQGIQQLLSLKQKLEQGKKDEVLAQVAQQAVSRALAQTGVTADPAAITGTVTDALQNVVRNEITKQISSKIEPYQTGLQALAQLFGQTKLQPEAAVANNALTGAPENYSKILDITATAYGPGIADNGHWGDNDYFGNPLKPGDIAVDPSVIPMGTKLWIPGYGYGIANDQGSAIKGNRIDLFFPSRQAALDYGIQNVKAYVLK comes from the coding sequence ATGAACAAAACTGCAATAACTATGATGCTATCCCTGTTTCTAACGATGTCCCCACTTGTTGTGCCTTTGGCTCATGCCAGTGCTCCTACAGATAACTTGCAAACTTTTTTAGCTGATAATAGTTCAAATTCAACTGTACAAGGCATCCAACAACTTCTGTCATTAAAACAGAAATTGGAGCAAGGTAAAAAGGATGAGGTACTTGCCCAAGTTGCGCAGCAGGCAGTGAGCCGTGCACTCGCACAAACGGGTGTAACGGCTGATCCGGCAGCCATCACAGGAACGGTGACAGATGCACTTCAAAATGTTGTTCGTAATGAAATTACCAAACAGATTAGCAGTAAAATTGAACCCTATCAGACGGGTTTACAAGCGCTTGCCCAATTATTTGGACAAACAAAGCTGCAGCCAGAGGCGGCAGTTGCCAATAATGCATTGACAGGTGCGCCGGAAAACTATAGTAAAATTTTGGACATTACTGCAACCGCATATGGACCGGGGATTGCGGATAATGGACACTGGGGAGATAATGATTATTTCGGAAATCCCTTGAAGCCAGGCGATATTGCCGTTGATCCGAGTGTTATTCCCATGGGTACGAAGCTATGGATTCCCGGTTATGGTTATGGTATAGCCAATGACCAGGGAAGTGCTATTAAGGGAAATCGCATTGATTTGTTTTTCCCGTCTCGACAAGCTGCGCTTGATTATGGTATTCAGAATGTAAAGGCATACGTCTTAAAATAA
- a CDS encoding L,D-transpeptidase family protein, whose translation MTFQTLKLSRPPLVWGAAFLIIFSVLLGIFGYEYVDELEWTVLEDGNIPASPTGIVSLNIKVAERVLEVYDNGILLKKYRIAVGKSNSPTPIGEWNVVWKDYNWGTGFGTRWLGLNVPWGIYGIHGTNKPWSIGQFTSHGCIRMRNKDVEQLFEWVPIGTVVRIEDKRKKVERTLKYQMMGSDVAIMQLKLKEKGYLEEKADGLFGLATETAVKEYQQENGLEVTGIVNRAMLDQLGI comes from the coding sequence GTGACGTTTCAAACGCTAAAATTGTCTCGTCCACCGCTCGTTTGGGGGGCGGCGTTTCTAATTATTTTCAGCGTTCTTTTGGGGATTTTTGGCTATGAGTATGTTGATGAATTGGAATGGACCGTTTTGGAGGATGGAAACATTCCAGCTTCTCCAACAGGTATAGTGAGTTTGAACATTAAAGTCGCTGAAAGAGTACTAGAGGTTTATGATAACGGGATATTATTAAAAAAATATCGCATTGCGGTGGGGAAAAGTAACTCTCCTACACCCATTGGCGAGTGGAATGTTGTCTGGAAAGATTACAATTGGGGAACTGGGTTCGGAACGCGCTGGCTGGGCCTTAATGTGCCTTGGGGAATTTATGGAATACATGGAACAAATAAACCGTGGTCAATTGGTCAGTTTACCAGCCACGGTTGCATTCGTATGCGTAATAAGGATGTAGAACAATTATTTGAATGGGTACCGATTGGAACGGTTGTTCGTATTGAAGATAAGCGAAAAAAAGTAGAGCGGACGCTAAAATATCAAATGATGGGATCTGATGTGGCAATAATGCAATTAAAGCTGAAAGAAAAGGGCTATTTGGAAGAAAAAGCGGATGGGTTATTCGGGCTGGCAACGGAAACAGCGGTGAAAGAATATCAACAGGAAAACGGACTTGAAGTGACGGGGATTGTTAATCGGGCCATGTTGGATCAGCTTGGTATTTGA